The sequence below is a genomic window from Lolium perenne isolate Kyuss_39 chromosome 7, Kyuss_2.0, whole genome shotgun sequence.
CGGCCTCCTCTTCTCCTCTCCAAATCCGGCAATGGACCCGTCGGCCGGCTCGAGGGGGCCCGCCGGCTTCGCGACGCAGGCCAACGCCCTCCTCCGCAAGAACCTCTGCTTCCAGGTCGCCATTCTTGCTCTGTTTCTCTGATGATGATACACTTCCTGGTAATTAAGCgcattgacatttgactttgctgCCTCGTCTGCCGTGCTGCCGTGCTGCAGAAGAGGAACCTGAAGACGAACGTGTGCATCACCCTCTTCCCCATCCTCCTCTGCGTGCTGCTCATCACGCTGCAGGGCCTCATCGACCGCGAGATCGACAAGCCCAAGTACCGCTGCGGCTGCGCCTGCGTCGACCAGGCCGCCGACGGGACCTGCAGGAAGACGGAGTGCGGCATCCAGCACTCCACGCTCGACCAGGTCGCCACCTGCCCCATCCCCAACCCGCCGCGCTGGCCGGCCGTGGTGCAGGTGCCGGAGCCTCAGTTCCGGGCCGTCAGGGCCGCCTCCCAGCCGCTCGACGGTTTGCCTGAACCCACGTGCCGGGACAACGGGTCTTGCCCCGCCGTCTTCCTCATCACCGGAAGCAATCGGTCCCTCGCTGAAAGTATGTTATCTCTCATCTTGGATGTATATGCCCATTTCTCCTTCGTAACTCAGGTTTCATGCTTCTCGATGCCAGGTCTTTCGGCTCAACTGTTCCCTGCTCTGTCTTCCTCTTTGAATCTCACCAACTACCTAAATGCACTCTCCAGGATTGTTCCTGTAAGTTTCTTTGGGGCCTGCCTGATTGCACACCTAGATTATACAGTTGTGCCGTATATGAtgcttttttgttttttgttaaaTGTCTGAAGCTTCTTGCTGGATCTCTTTGTCTCAGGGCTCTGACACGCCGACATCGGCTAGACAGCTTTTAGAGCCAGCGTTTACACCAGGAAATACTTTATATATCGTCCAAAATCAGTGCAGGTCCAATTTGTCGCAAACAATTCCAGTCAACGCTGGGCCAGTAACCCTTCAACTCAGTAAGTAGCATTTTCCTTTCTTAACATTTCTCATTTTTAACCGAAGACATGCTGCATACATGGATTACTACTTCGTGAGCTCAACAAAGGAGAGGATTAGTAATCATGCTTGTAAGATTTAATTGAATCGAGAGTAGCACTTGACAGCATATATAATCCGTCCACAAAAGAATGTCTCAGCTTTATCAAAATATGcatgtatctagacgtgttttagtgtgtagatacatgtaaatttagacaaagttaagacatcattttgtggacggagggaataTTAGCTTTGTTGTTTAACTGTTGTATTCATCTGCTTACATTTATAAAAGAAGGAACAGACCAGGTCTCCTCAAATATCATAAAGGGCTCTAAGCTGATATAGCTGGGTGGGCAGGCGGCTGGAATTTAAACCATCGCTTTTAGATACCAGGAACTAAGTTAAGACATGTTAGCAAGTAGTTTTCCTTTTGTTACAGAAATCTTTGACACCTTCTTATCTGGATATAGGAGAGTATTTGGTTTTAGAGAGCAAGCAATATGACAAAAAAAAATCATACTTCTTTGTATTCCTCGCCTGCTAATAATTCAATTTCTAATGCTCTTTGAAAACATCCAGATGTAGACTGCATTCAAGGTTTGTCGTTATGGCGTGAAAGTGCATCAGTTATCAATGATGAACTATTTAAGGGTTATAGACAAGATAGAACAGGTGGAGCAGACAAGTCGAATGAATTTTCTGCAGGTACTTGCTGGTCTAGTTCCGTGAAGTGTTAGCATTGATTCTTTTTATACTCTGTATAAAACACCTTTCTTCACAGGTTACGACTTCTTGAACACAAATATGAATAGTCTTGGCATTAGTATTTGGTACAACTCTACCTATAGCAATGATACTGCATTTTCTGAAATTGGATTATTACGAGTGCCACGCTTGGTGAACATGGTATGTGAATTGAACTACTGATCAACTTTGTTATGTGATTTTCATTGGTATTTCAACTATTATAACAAGGTGTACTACCTTTCATATAGGCTTCCAACGCATACATCAAAATTCTCAGAGGAAGTGGAGTGGAAATGCTGCTTGAATTTGTTAAAGATATGCCCAAACTTGGGACAAAATTAAAATTTGACCTGTCTTCTCTTCTTGGTGCACTATTCTTCACATGGATCGTTGAACTACTCTTTCCAGTGAGTATGAGGCACAACTTTCGTAAGTAAGTTAACACAAATGGATAAAATGATGAGTTGGTGCAATTCTTTTTGCAGGTTATACTAACATATCTTGTGTATGAGAAGCAACAGAAGCTGAAAATTATGATGAAGATGCATGGTCTGAAGGAGCGTCCGTACTGGATGATAACTTATTCGTACTTCTTTGCTCTATCAGCTGTCTATATGATTGTATTCATCGTATTTGGATCCTTGATAGGTAATTATTTCGAAATATCATGAAGAAGTTGCATGTTTTCAACTTTTTATCATCAATTTACTCTCCTTAAAATGGTTTTACCTGTACAGGTCTGCGTTTCTTTACAGCAAATGACTACAGCATTCAGATTGTTTTCTACTTCATCTACATAAATCTGCAGATTGCACTCGCTTTTTTTACTGCGTCCTTCTTTTCTTCTGTCAAAATCGCCACAGGTTCGTCTAAAAAAATTAATATCTAAAGTAAAAAAGGCAGTGCATATAATATTCTATGATTAACTAATCTGGAATTATGCTGCTGCAGTGGTTGGTTACATCTATGTATTTGGTTCTGGTTTACTAGGGGCATTTCTTCTGCGTTTCTTTATTCAGGATAAAGGTTTCCCGAGTAAGTTTCTTTCTTATTTATGCTTGACAACTCTCTTTACATCATAAGCATGACAAGATATTTTTCCCCCATACACAGAGGGTTGGATAGTAGTCTTGGAGATCATCCCTGGATTTTCACTTTACCGAGGGTTATACGAGTTTGGTCAATATGCATTCTCTGGAACTGCAATGGGCACTGACGGTATGAAGTGGGCTAATTTGAGTGACTCGGAGAATGGAATGCGTACTGTATTGATTATCATGGTTGTTGAATGGGCAATACTACTCCCATTGGCATTTTATTTGGATCAAGTTTCATCATTGGGTGGTGGACTCCGGAAAAGATTTCTAAGCTCGTTGAAATGCTTTAAAAAACGAGCTGTATCTTTCCGGAGGCATAGCTTTGGGCGGATAGGATCTAAAGTAATACTTGAAATGGAGAACCCCGACGCTACTCAAGAAGTAGGTTAATCCCTTGCGTATTTCTTAAAGATGCCTGTTCATTTTATAGGGGAAGGCTCTGCAATATATGCATTTTATTGATAATTCATTTCTTATTATGCTCAGAGAGAGGTGGTTGAGCAGCTTTTGCTGGAACCCACTGCAAACCATGCTATTCTATGTGATAACATAAAGAAAGTTTACCATGGAAAAGATGGAAACCCTGACAAGCTTGCAGTTCGTGGGTTATCTCTTGCCCTCCCAAAAGGCCAATGTTTCGGAATGCTCGGCCCGAATGGGGCTGGGAAAACATCCTTCATTAGTATGGTATACAATGACAAGACATAGTGTGTTCATTTTTTGGCAAAGGTAGCCAATATATTTAGTCGTTACTGATATATTTTCCATTTTCCCGCTGCAGATGATTGGGCTCATTCAACCTACATCTGGCACTGCTTATGTACATGGAATGGATATACGGACTGACATGAAAGATATCTATACAAATATGGGTGTTTGCCCACAACACGAGTAAGGACTTCATCCAAAGTTTGTATACCTCTCCAGGCACAGTACGTTGCAGAGATGCTAATGCTTTTTGATATTTAGCTTACTTTGGGAGACATTGACGGGAAGAGAGCATCTCTTGTTTTATGGGAGACTGAAGAATCTTAAAGGCGCTGAGTTACTGAAGGTACAATTCTGCAATTTTGTATTTGTGCAACAATGTATATTATTGTTTATTGCATTCTGAAATGCGGTTCTGTATGTTCATGGTTCTGTGATGCAGTAACGGTTCTGATCATAATATGAATGATGCATCAATATTTGAACTGTAAACATATGTTGTGCTGTCAGGCAACTGATGACTCTCTGAAGAGTGTTAACCTATTCAATGGCGGTGTCGGCGATAAGCAAGTGGGGAAGTACAGTGGGGGCATGAAACGGAGGCTCAGTGTTGCGATCTCCTTAATTGGGGACCCCAAAGTACTAATCTTGTTCCTGTTATGTTCTCAGCTGCACAACATATAATGGAGCCTGCAACTGAAAATTGCATATATATAATTTAGGTTGTTTTCATGGACGAGCCAAGCACTGGACTAGATCCAGCATCAAGAAATAACCTGTGGAGTGTTGTGAAGGAAGCAAAGAAGAACCGTGCCATTATTCTTACAAGTATTTAACTTTTCTAAAAGTCTGTCTTTATTGCTTCGATAGTTCCATTTTGATTCGTCGTGTATGTATTTTGACAGCACATTCAATGGAAGAGGCAGAGGTACTATGTGATAGGCTCGGTATTTTTGTTGATGGTGGTTTCCAATGCATTGGAAACGCAAAAGAGGTAACTTACCTATTTACCGCTATGAAGCACATAACTACATTTTGTGTAGCTGTCATACTTTACTAACACTTACAATTATTTCCGCTGCAATGTTCTGCAGCTGAAAGGAAGATATGGGGGAACCTACGTGTTCACAATGACAACATCTTCGGAACATGAACAGGAGGTTGAACAGCTGGTTCGCCGTTTGTCTCCAAGTGCAAACAGGATATATCACATATCTGGAACACAGAAATTTGAGCTGCCAAAGCAGGAGGTGAAGATAGCAGACGTTTTCCGTGAAGTTGAGAATGCAAAAAACCGTTTTAGCATACATGCTTGGGGCCTCGCTGACACCACCTTGGAGGATGTCTTCATTAAGGTTGCCAAGGGAGCACAAGCATTCAATGAGAACGCGTAACTAGTATATCCGATTTATAGGTGATtattttttcctttgttaattaatGTATGGTGTATGATGCCTGTTTGAACTTCGCTGTATTTTTGCTTAGTATGGCTGTTGAGGTGTAAATTTAGTATTGTAAAGCTGAgtaactcaaatttaacttgtaaaCTTGGCAAATAGAATGTACGATGTTCATATTTCAAAATTTAGCAAAAAaggaaatacttttttaccctaaaCTCAATAACCGTTTGAACTGAAATAGTCATGTTTTTATCATTGGGTGTTTTTCACTAGTGCTTTTGGTTGAGAGGGATACCATTCTTCTTTTTGAAAAACTTATGTGCTGATCATGTTGCCTCGGTAGCAGATGTTCATTTTAATGGGGCAGACGATGTCATGCTATTGCAGAATAAGAAACTGCAATACCGTTCTCTTGGAATAGGCCTCATTTTCTGTACATTTACAGTATCTGTTGACATTTTTCAAGATCTCTTGGTCAGCTGAAGTCCGGACCGTGTACTATATTTATTTTTGATTTGAGATGCCCCTAGGCTTGACAGGTTTGATTTTAGTGCCTTGTAATGCACAAAGAAATTATATTGCTGCCGTTAGCAAAGAATAAGCTGCCTTAATCATATATGTATGGGGATTAGAAATCAAATCACTTGGTTTGCTTGAGAGACAAGCATCTCAAATTTTGAGGTCTGAATTTTTCCTTGGAGATCCAACATAACAGTCACTTCTTCGGTCAGGGTGGATTAGGCTCACGTTGCAGTAGAACACAGCAAAGTGCTTTCATGTTCCTTCAACGTCTAAAACTCTGATTTTCTAATAAAAGGTGCTGCTCTAAATATTTGTAGCTTCTATTTCGATGCTTGATCCTTGGCACGAGTCCGATCGAAAACACCGAGGAGGAGTTTGACCATGCTACGTAGTCTTATCCCTTTCATTTCATCCACGACAAGGTACATGGCGCAACGCTGGGGCAACTCCAAGGGACCGCCTTGTGTTGTTAATGTTTTTCAGACAGCAAAGAAACCAACCATGTATGTTGTGCGCGCTAAGCCACATTCTGTCGTTCATTCAGGGATGACGAGTAGAGCGACGTCACTCGTGAGGAGAAGTATATCAGCTATCATCACAAATCAGCACTCCAGGATCAGTTCTCTATTGGAGCGCGCAGGCCACTGTCACTCCATCTATTCCGAGCCTTTTTCCATGCCAAAAGCGACGGTGAACGCGATGCTTTCCGTACGTTGATCCGGCCGTTGTTCACTGTCTAGTTGACACTATCTCAGAACGAGCGACAGTTCATGTTCAGACACTAGATAACTCCCAACTGAGCTTTTCAAAGTTGGATGCTAGTATTATATAGTTCCGGCCGGCATATATAGACGACATGTGTCCCTAGGGAGACATGTTGAGAGCTAGCTTGCATCCTCCTTGCGTAACGGCCTCGCTCTTCGGTTACTGCTCCGGTGTATGTGCGACGCGAGCGTAACACCCGGCCGGAGTTAAGGTGGGCGGCGTGCAGCGTTGAGTTCGTCGCAAGTTAGCCAGAAGCGCGTGCAGGATCCATGGATCCAAGCTCTACGAGGAGCACACTCCTCCGTGGATCTAGGGAGCAGCACGCGTAATGGTCACGCCGGACTTCCTGCGCGCCCGACGAGGTGCCAGTGCCACACCGACCTAGGCCCTTGTCCGGCCTCCATCTGCAATATAAGTAGATATCACAGGAAGAAGTGCTGCGAAATGCTGGGAGATCTTTGGTTTGCTTCCTTCTCACTCCGGCGTTAATAATCTCGATCGATCTCTGTCTGTCTAAGAAGGCAAGCCATGGTGCCTGCGACGACGTCGGGTGGCCGCATGCGTGGCCTCGCCAGGTTCTGCAGGCAGGTCCACGCCCTCCTCCTCAAGAACCTCTCCTTCCAGGTGACCATTCTCTCTTGATCGGAACGAACCAACACGCCTTTCACTCTCTTGCTCAAGAACGCTGGAAATGCATGCTGCAGAGGAGGAACTGCAAGACCAACGCCGGGATCGCAGTCTTCCCGGTGCTCCTCTGCGTGCTGCTCGTCGCCATCCAGACCATGGTCGACCGCGAGCTCGGCAGGCCCCCGTTCCAGTGCGGCTGCGCCTGCGTCCTCGCCGGCCCCACGGGCGCCTGCCAGAGGACGGAGTGCGGCGTCCAGTACTCCACGCCCGCGCAGGCGATCAGCTGCGAGGTGCCCGCGCCGCCCAGGTGGCCGGCGCTCGTGCAGGTGCCCGCCGTCCCAGCCTCCCTGCGCGGCCTCCCGACCGCGCCGTGCAGCAGCGCAAACACGTCGGCGCCGTGCGGCCCAGTCGCCGTGCTCCTCACCGGCCAAAACCGCGGCCTCTCCCAAAGTATATATACACTCCACCACCAGCGAATAACTCACTATGCTTTCTGCCGTGTAGCTGCTTGACCTCACCCAACCAACATTTTCGCAGGCCTTGGAAGGGGGCTGTTCCCGGAGATCACTGCTTCAGACTATCTCCACATGTCGTCTGGAGCTATGAATTCTTCAGAGTGTCGTGATGAGCTCTCCAAAGTTGTCCCTGTGAGTTGTTTGATCCATGACGTTTAATGTTTTAGCCACTAGTTTTGCGCTCTTAGCTTGTATCTTTACATGTACGTGCATCCTCAATTCCAGGGTTCAAGCACATTGCCCGCTCATGTGCTCTTCGTGGAGCCCGGCCTTGTCCCCAACGAGACCTTGTATGTCATCCAGTCCAAGTGTTCCTGGCCTCCACGCAACGTATCAACAAGTTCCGACGGAGTGCCCATCGATGTTGGTAAGATCAACTGTTCTTCTGTGCTTAGTTTGCTGTACAATGTCGCACATGATGTTGCAGCACGCGGTGTTTTTTGCTGTCTCGCTTGATGCAGATTCTTTGTGCAATTAATGACCTCATATATACATCTTATTTGTGAAATGGAACAGACGTGGAGTGTGTTCAAGGTTTTCCTTTGTGGTGCCAGAATTCATCCGTGATAAACCGCCATTTCTTCAAGGGTTATAAGGGTGCAAATAAGAGGAGAAGATCAAATGAATTCCTCGCTGGTAGCCTCATCTGACtttcttttttaaaaaaaaaactcaTCTGAATTCTGATTTATTTATCTTTTTGCTCAGCTATACTtcttctatttgcaaaattaattcTTACTTTGCAATACAACTGTGCAGGTTATGACTTTCTTGATACAAGCAAGAGCCGCTTCCAAGTAGACGTTTCGTACAACTCCACTTTCAGCAGGGATAATGGACACCATTCCATGACAGTTTTGCGCGTTGCACGGTTGGTTAATATGGTATTTACACTTGCCTGCTAATTTTCAGTATATAACTTACTTTGGGAATGAGGAAATGGCCTAAgcccaaaaaaaaaaacatgtattTGAAGTGACAAATCATATTCATGCTTTTTTGATGGTATTAACATGCATGTGTACTCTAGGCATCCACTGCATATCTAAAGGTCCGTCAAGGAGTGAGCGCAGAAATGCGCCTTGAATTTTTGAAAGAGATGCCCAAAGCTGCAATCAGAATCAGGCTGGACCTTACCACTCTTCTTGCGGCACTGTTCTTCACATGGACAGTTCAGCTCCTTCTTCCAGTGAGTTGACTCTCCTTGCCTGCGTATCAAATTTATATGTTAGTCTTCACTGAACTCTTTTAAATTGTTTTTCCAGGTAATATTGACATGTCTTGTTTACGAGAAGCAGCAGAAGCTAAGACTGATGATGAAAATGCATGGACTAAAGGATGGACCATATTGGCTGATATCTTATTTCTACTTCTTGGCCCTTTCAGCAGCTTACATGATACTCTTTGTGCTTTTCGGATCATTTATAGGTAGTATGTTAACTCCAATTTACCGAACTTAAAGTTTCAATGGGTGCAAATAATGGTTGTGTGTGTCAATCGACCCAGAGATTATCAAAATACAGTGTGTGCAAATAAGCTTCTAAATGCAGAGAACTCTTACTTGTTTTGCAGGTCTTGAGATATTCAGATCAAATAGTTACGGCATACAGTTTTTGTTCTTTTTCATCTACATCAATCTGCAGATCGTTTTTGCCATTCTTCTTGCGTCTTTCTTCTCATCTGTCAATACTGCTAGTGGTCAGTAAATCAATCCTTCTATTTCCACAAATATGTGGCTCGCCGATATCCTAATCTGGATAAAACGTTTATGTTTTACAGTAATTAGTTACATTTACGTCTTTGGCTCTAGCCTTCTCGGAGAAGCGCTTCTGAAGTTGTTCATTGAGGATGCTACTTTCCCAAGTAAGGATTCTACTGCAGTATGTTCTCCGAAACTTTGCAATTATGCGACTGATTTCGTTCCATTCTCAGTGACAAGTATATTGTTTTACTTGTTTAGGGCTTTGGCTTGTAGTAATGGAGCTTGTTCCTGGGTTCTCCCTCTACCGAGGATTTTATGAGTTAGCAGAGTATGCAGCTTCAGGTAGCCAGAAGGGGAAGCCTGGAATGCAATGGGGGGACTTGAACGACCCGGTCAATGGGATGAAAGAAGTTTTGGTTCTGATGTCTGTAGAATGGATACTTATGCTGCCTTTGGCATTTTTGTTGGATCATAGACCTGCATGGCATCCTCTATTTCTCTTCGGAATTCTGTCAACGAAGCACTCATCGCCAACACGGAGACCAGATAAAGCGAAGCAGCTGAGTTCTACGAAAATCTTCGCTGATATGATCAAGCATGATGTTTTCCTTGAGGTTTGTCAAGCATATAGGATATATCTGAATGATTCTGTAGGCAGAAAATTCTGAATTATTCTTCAAAATTTGACTTTCAGCGCAAATTGGTGAAACAATTACTAATGGAAATGGACACTAGGAGTATGATCATCTGCCACAATCTGAAGAAAGTGTATCGTGGAAAGAACGGGAACCCTGACAAGCCTGCTGTCAGAGGGTTATCACTTGCTTTACGCAAAGGGCAGTGTTTTGGAATGCTTGGTCCCAATGGGGCAGGGAAGACCTCCTTCATCAACATGGTGAGTGACAGTTAAATGTCTGAGATCCTTCTCTTGTCATACTAACTTAAATTTAGACAGAGTGATCATGTGTTAGATGCTAGTATTAGCACTTCAACTTCTCACTGATATCTCATGATCATAGCTAGAGGCTATTAACAGTTCAACTTCTCACTGATTCTTTTTTGATACAATGAAGCAAAGCTCCGAATTTCATGAAAGTACTTCTTTGTGTTATCTCATGAATCATTAGTACTTCAATTTTCTGTCAATACAATCGTGTGGAAGAACAAAAACATTTGACACTGGTTatggctattatacatgcagatgaTTGGGCTTGTGAGGCCAAGTTATGGTACTGCTTACATACATGGAATGGATTTGAGAAAAGATATGACTGAAATATACGAAAACATCGGTGTATGTCCGCAGCACGAGTAAGATCACGAATGACCAGTCTAGCACTTTTCTTCTGAAGGTGGTTTTAGTCAGTGTTGCGAAGCCAACCAAACTTTCTTGTACAATATATGCAGTTTGCTTTGGGGGACTCTGACAGGAAGAGAGCATCTACTGTTCTATGGCCGAATGAAGAACCTCACAGGTGCTGCTCTAGTGAAGGTATTTTAAAACCAACTAGTAAATACTCTTCCTTTAGTAATCGATTCACCACTTTGCAATATCAACTTTACAGAGAGACTTGTTGCAAGCTATCTGATACGACTAAATGTACAACTGTTGTTTTATCCATGACTAGAAATTCATTTAATTTCATCATCAGATGTCTCTTGATCCAGGCAGTCGACAAATCCCTGAAGAGCGTAAACCTTTTCGACTGCGGTTTCAGCGACAAATCTGTGAACAAGTACAGCGGTGGCATGAAAAGAAGGCTCAGTGTAGCCATCTCCCTCATAGGCAATCCCAAAGTAAGTAATTCCCATGATGACTTCGCCATTCCCTTCCATAGAACTGATCTTGGAGATAATTCAGCATGCAATAACTGGCCTGGTTTTGGTTGTGATGAATCAGGTGGTCTACATGGATGAACCGAGCACCGGATTGGACACGACATCCAGGAATGATCTGTGGAACGTTATCAAGCGAGCAAAGAAGGAATGCACCATCATTCTCACAAGTAGGCGATTCCGCACTAAACATCATCAAGAGGATGCTAAAAGAATCTGCATATAAAAAACCTAAATTATTATACCTGTGATATTCCAGCGCATTCGATGGAAGAGGCCGAAGAGCTATGCGATCGCGTCGGAATCTTCGTCAGTGGAAACTTCCACTGTCTTGGAACACCCAATGAGGTATGTACACTAGTCACTAGAATTAACAACAATGCTGGTAGAGTAAAGTTCCCACCTGGAAAGGTTCGGACTAGTAATGCAGTCAGAAGATGTGACTCATATATCGGCAATGCAAAATCTGAATAATGTTGCAGTTGAAGGCAAGATATGGCGGCACCCGGGTCCTGACGATCACGACGGCGGTGGAGCACGAGGAGGAGGTAGCGCGACTGATCACCGAGCTGTCCCCTAGCGCCACCAAGATCTACGGCATGTCGGGGACGCAGAAGTTTGAGCTGCGGAAGCGGGAGGTGAGGTTGGAGGGCGTGTttggcgcggtggcggcggcgaggagcaGGTTCCCCGTGCAGGGGTGGGGAGTGACCGACACCACGCTGGAGGACGTCTTTATCAGGGTCGCCAAGGACGCCCGCGCCTTCGACGTCCTCTCCTAGCGCCGGCACCGGCGCCGGCATAGATTTAGATTGAGATTTGAACTAAATGGTGAATTCTGCATCTTTTTTTACTAGGATGGAGATTTCAGAAGTGTACAGATTCGCTTATTGTATTGGATTGGAAATAAACTAAGATGATTGAGCTGAATTCTGCTACCGCAAGGAACGTTTGAATTTGAGTAAAATGCATCCATCCATGGCACCGGAACTTGAGAGCGAAATCGGTACGGTCATCGACCTTAGGAATACGACACATATGGTCATTAAATACGGCACAATGTTCATCTAGGTCACTGGGCTACGGTACAATTGTGTATTCGCTGACCCAAATTTTGTATTGCAAAAAATAATCAGTCTCTGTGAAATGGACCCAAATTTTGGAAAATCCTTATTAATTTGAACAAACTGAAACTTAATCAAATATTTGATGAACTCCTCCTAAATTTGAATGGACAAATATTTTGGTTGCCCTCCAAAAATTTACACGGTATTAGACCCTCACCATAGATAGTTATTATGTATACCGGGGATAAAATGTATCTTCGCGATTCTTGTGTCAAAAAAATTATATACTAAGGGTAAAGTAAGACATTGGCGGAAAAAAAAATGTTGGGAGGGCTCAACAGATTGGCCTGATAGTGGATTAGGCTATACCAAGCCTAATAAAATGTCCTCCTCAAGGGTGCAGGCCATGACCCAGTTTAGCTCTCACATAGATAAGGTGCACATGTTTTTCAAAAGAAATCTAGACCAATAATTAAGCCGCGAGCATAAGAAACTTTGATATACAATTgatatcattagaaagtgttttgCCATACGATTCTAAGAATGTCTATATGCACTATACAatcaatctttttttttttttgaagcttCATAGCCCTTTATTACTTTTCACAAAAAATACACACTATGTACATGagcaagaaaagaaaagaaaagaaaatgaggAATTTACAAGAGATTATCAATCTGTGATGACAAAGATATTCCACGGCGCTCTTCACCCTATGCTTAAGTAAGGTGATATTATGGACAAACCCAACCTTCCACCCAATAAAGGATGGTTTCTTGTGCTCAAAGATCAAACCACTCATTTGTTTCCAGATATTCAACCATGCTAAGATAGTGAAACATGATTCCTGTGAAATGTTTCTTGGCAAAGACAAAACTTTCTTCCACTGATCTATTTCTCTATTGAATTCGGATATATTCTCGGTTGAATGTATGCTTTATTTATAGGAACGAAGGAGTAGAACACTATGTTTTGCCCACTCATGGCGCCTAGTTACAGTATATGGCATCTAACCCATTATAAATTTAACAATCAATATTGAAAACTTACAAATATCTACAACACTAAATTGGTGATGATCCATCATGGAGTAGAATTTCATTTCAAAAGAATACATATTTTGCGCTCAGGGAGTATCAAGTGAACGGTCTCGCTAAGGCAAACATGATAATTAGGTCATTCTTGATGGTGCGGTGTGCGGCAGTATGACATCGGTCCTACACACATTAGGTCAACATAGAAGTCACATTGAATTAGGAGG
It includes:
- the LOC127300830 gene encoding ABC transporter A family member 7, with translation MVPATTSGGRMRGLARFCRQVHALLLKNLSFQRRNCKTNAGIAVFPVLLCVLLVAIQTMVDRELGRPPFQCGCACVLAGPTGACQRTECGVQYSTPAQAISCEVPAPPRWPALVQVPAVPASLRGLPTAPCSSANTSAPCGPVAVLLTGQNRGLSQSLGRGLFPEITASDYLHMSSGAMNSSECRDELSKVVPGSSTLPAHVLFVEPGLVPNETLYVIQSKCSWPPRNVSTSSDGVPIDVDVECVQGFPLWCQNSSVINRHFFKGYKGANKRRRSNEFLAGYDFLDTSKSRFQVDVSYNSTFSRDNGHHSMTVLRVARLVNMASTAYLKVRQGVSAEMRLEFLKEMPKAAIRIRLDLTTLLAALFFTWTVQLLLPVILTCLVYEKQQKLRLMMKMHGLKDGPYWLISYFYFLALSAAYMILFVLFGSFIGLEIFRSNSYGIQFLFFFIYINLQIVFAILLASFFSSVNTASVISYIYVFGSSLLGEALLKLFIEDATFPRLWLVVMELVPGFSLYRGFYELAEYAASGSQKGKPGMQWGDLNDPVNGMKEVLVLMSVEWILMLPLAFLLDHRPAWHPLFLFGILSTKHSSPTRRPDKAKQLSSTKIFADMIKHDVFLERKLVKQLLMEMDTRSMIICHNLKKVYRGKNGNPDKPAVRGLSLALRKGQCFGMLGPNGAGKTSFINMMIGLVRPSYGTAYIHGMDLRKDMTEIYENIGVCPQHDLLWGTLTGREHLLFYGRMKNLTGAALVKAVDKSLKSVNLFDCGFSDKSVNKYSGGMKRRLSVAISLIGNPKVVYMDEPSTGLDTTSRNDLWNVIKRAKKECTIILTTHSMEEAEELCDRVGIFVSGNFHCLGTPNELKARYGGTRVLTITTAVEHEEEVARLITELSPSATKIYGMSGTQKFELRKREVRLEGVFGAVAAARSRFPVQGWGVTDTTLEDVFIRVAKDARAFDVLS
- the LOC139829662 gene encoding ABC transporter A family member 7-like, whose protein sequence is MDPSAGSRGPAGFATQANALLRKNLCFQKRNLKTNVCITLFPILLCVLLITLQGLIDREIDKPKYRCGCACVDQAADGTCRKTECGIQHSTLDQVATCPIPNPPRWPAVVQVPEPQFRAVRAASQPLDGLPEPTCRDNGSCPAVFLITGSNRSLAESLSAQLFPALSSSLNLTNYLNALSRIVPGSDTPTSARQLLEPAFTPGNTLYIVQNQCRSNLSQTIPVNAGPVTLQLNVDCIQGLSLWRESASVINDELFKGYRQDRTGGADKSNEFSAGYDFLNTNMNSLGISIWYNSTYSNDTAFSEIGLLRVPRLVNMASNAYIKILRGSGVEMLLEFVKDMPKLGTKLKFDLSSLLGALFFTWIVELLFPVILTYLVYEKQQKLKIMMKMHGLKERPYWMITYSYFFALSAVYMIVFIVFGSLIGLRFFTANDYSIQIVFYFIYINLQIALAFFTASFFSSVKIATVVGYIYVFGSGLLGAFLLRFFIQDKGFPKGWIVVLEIIPGFSLYRGLYEFGQYAFSGTAMGTDGMKWANLSDSENGMRTVLIIMVVEWAILLPLAFYLDQVSSLGGGLRKRFLSSLKCFKKRAVSFRRHSFGRIGSKVILEMENPDATQEREVVEQLLLEPTANHAILCDNIKKVYHGKDGNPDKLAVRGLSLALPKGQCFGMLGPNGAGKTSFISMMIGLIQPTSGTAYVHGMDIRTDMKDIYTNMGVCPQHDLLWETLTGREHLLFYGRLKNLKGAELLKATDDSLKSVNLFNGGVGDKQVGKYSGGMKRRLSVAISLIGDPKVVFMDEPSTGLDPASRNNLWSVVKEAKKNRAIILTTHSMEEAEVLCDRLGIFVDGGFQCIGNAKELKGRYGGTYVFTMTTSSEHEQEVEQLVRRLSPSANRIYHISGTQKFELPKQEVKIADVFREVENAKNRFSIHAWGLADTTLEDVFIKVAKGAQAFNENA